The Chlamydiales bacterium STE3 genome includes a region encoding these proteins:
- a CDS encoding Uncharacterized protein (Product derived from UniProtKB/Trembl:D1RBX9) has product MSHNYYFNVSLNSQTFSIYETTKKSQKRHNAIETLEKIEKALKENLKCSSISAQGIQMKKAEAFQLLQAKATAIRNGYDQKQSKLCWLWRKIFSRKKQVDAVHKRIAGLTLRTKNALPILHDDAINEVLKFLPIDDLKRFREVNAHAKAHADLALKDAARKLGYKGKKIGKAKRYLKILSHNLHTLSQQDWKYGINGNNLFKNLIVYVNGKISIEESLNHLKQLSIDDLVKLFAQNVPLQHLKKTILTPPISRGETFTDLQSTKLALYIAVRIRSCSIFIDAWSKY; this is encoded by the coding sequence ATGTCCCACAATTATTACTTTAATGTTTCTCTGAATTCTCAGACTTTTTCTATCTACGAAACAACGAAAAAATCTCAAAAGCGTCATAATGCTATCGAGACATTAGAGAAAATTGAAAAAGCTTTAAAAGAAAATTTAAAGTGTTCTTCTATTTCTGCACAGGGCATTCAGATGAAGAAAGCAGAAGCTTTCCAACTCCTTCAAGCAAAAGCAACTGCAATTCGAAATGGATATGATCAGAAGCAGTCAAAACTATGTTGGCTTTGGCGAAAAATTTTTAGTAGGAAAAAGCAAGTCGATGCCGTTCATAAAAGAATCGCCGGCTTGACATTACGTACTAAGAATGCGCTACCCATCCTACATGATGACGCCATCAATGAGGTTTTAAAATTTCTACCAATCGATGATCTAAAAAGGTTTAGAGAAGTTAACGCACATGCAAAAGCTCATGCTGACTTAGCGTTGAAGGATGCCGCTCGTAAACTTGGATATAAAGGCAAAAAAATAGGCAAAGCAAAAAGATATCTAAAAATCCTTTCTCATAATCTACACACGCTATCACAACAAGATTGGAAATACGGGATTAATGGTAACAACTTATTTAAAAATTTAATTGTCTACGTTAATGGCAAAATATCGATCGAAGAAAGCCTTAACCATTTGAAGCAATTATCGATTGATGATTTAGTCAAATTATTTGCTCAAAATGTTCCCTTACAGCATCTAAAAAAGACTATTTTAACCCCTCCAATCTCAAGAGGAGAAACATTCACAGATTTACAATCAACAAAGCTGGCACTTTACATTGCAGTTAGAATTAGAAGTTGCTCAATTTTTATTGATGCATGGAGCAAATACTAA
- a CDS encoding Multidrug export protein EmrB (Product derived from UniProtKB/Swiss-Prot:P0AEJ0;Gene name derived from UniProtKB/Swiss-Prot:P0AEJ0): MPNKQTSSTLLLIITIALSMGTFIQILDTSIANVSIPFISGDLGASSEEGTWVITSFAVSNAIVLPLTGLLSRRFSEVRLFVASTTLFSLTSWLCGLAWNLPVLIFFRVLQGAAGGALIPLSQSLLLQLYPKEKKGIALGIWSMVVVVAPIVGPILGGWITDNYGWRWIFYINIPLGFASAVLTWMTIWEKQSKTSKEPIDYMGFVLLCIAVGALQIFLDKGNQEDWFKSNSIVILFLISFIGFLFFIPWNLYSPYPVVNFSFFKDKNFLIGTIITALGFFVFFGSVVLLPLWLQTQNGYTATWAGLAVAPIGIFPLLLSLVVGHYVNILDQRLVLTWGYLVFAFTFFWLGDFNTQVSFFHIALPRFIQGIGLACFFIPLVTLSLSQVPNEQLASASGLFNFIRLLAGGGFGTSLFVTLWSRREDYHHSYLIESISPYSPLSRQLFSQITDNLHLETQNAKQLVDNTVSSQSYMLATNDVFWLSGWIFLVMIPFIWLCDSHLKAGGQAHHHVVGE; this comes from the coding sequence TTGCCGAATAAACAAACTTCTTCAACACTTTTATTGATCATTACAATCGCACTAAGCATGGGGACATTTATCCAGATCCTCGATACATCTATTGCCAATGTATCGATTCCTTTCATATCTGGAGATTTAGGAGCAAGCTCTGAAGAGGGCACGTGGGTGATCACTTCCTTTGCAGTAAGTAACGCGATTGTTCTACCTTTAACAGGATTGCTATCGCGTCGCTTTTCAGAAGTCAGATTGTTTGTTGCTTCAACAACACTGTTTTCATTAACTTCATGGCTGTGTGGGCTTGCCTGGAATCTTCCAGTTTTGATTTTTTTTCGAGTCCTTCAAGGTGCAGCTGGGGGAGCCTTAATCCCTTTGTCCCAAAGCTTACTCCTTCAGTTATACCCGAAAGAAAAAAAGGGAATTGCATTAGGCATTTGGTCGATGGTCGTTGTTGTAGCTCCAATTGTAGGCCCCATTCTTGGCGGCTGGATCACGGATAACTATGGATGGAGGTGGATTTTTTATATTAATATTCCACTTGGGTTTGCTTCTGCAGTCTTAACATGGATGACAATTTGGGAAAAGCAAAGTAAAACATCTAAAGAACCTATCGACTACATGGGATTTGTTCTTCTTTGCATAGCTGTGGGAGCCCTGCAGATCTTTTTAGATAAAGGAAACCAAGAGGACTGGTTTAAATCTAACTCCATCGTAATTCTTTTTTTAATTTCTTTCATTGGATTTTTATTTTTTATTCCATGGAATTTATATAGCCCCTATCCAGTCGTCAATTTTTCTTTCTTTAAAGATAAAAATTTCCTAATAGGCACAATCATTACAGCACTTGGCTTTTTTGTCTTTTTTGGGAGTGTGGTGTTGCTTCCTTTATGGTTGCAGACACAAAATGGGTACACAGCTACTTGGGCAGGGCTTGCCGTAGCACCAATTGGCATTTTTCCCCTTTTACTCTCCCTAGTCGTTGGACACTATGTAAACATCCTCGATCAACGCCTTGTATTGACTTGGGGTTACCTTGTATTTGCCTTTACATTTTTTTGGTTAGGAGATTTCAACACTCAGGTCAGCTTTTTTCACATCGCCTTGCCCAGATTTATTCAGGGAATTGGACTTGCCTGTTTCTTCATTCCGCTTGTCACATTATCTCTTTCACAAGTCCCTAATGAGCAATTAGCAAGCGCCTCAGGACTCTTCAATTTCATTCGCCTTCTTGCAGGGGGCGGATTTGGAACATCTCTTTTCGTAACGCTTTGGTCAAGAAGGGAAGATTATCATCATAGCTACTTAATAGAGTCTATTTCGCCCTATAGTCCCCTATCTCGGCAATTATTTTCTCAGATTACAGACAACTTGCACTTAGAAACACAAAATGCCAAACAACTCGTTGATAATACCGTGAGCAGCCAATCCTATATGCTCGCGACCAACGATGTGTTTTGGCTCTCTGGCTGGATTTTTTTAGTGATGATTCCATTCATTTGGCTTTGCGACTCCCACTTAAAAGCAGGAGGCCAAGCGCATCACCATGTGGTAGGAGAATAG
- a CDS encoding Multidrug export protein EmrA (Product derived from UniProtKB/Swiss-Prot:P44928;Gene name derived from UniProtKB/Swiss-Prot:P44928), with the protein MPPEDKETSPVSDSNGNGKKRRRIILQLSFLLLVSILITFTYYWFFVRMYETTDDAYVGGFAINLSPQVDGTVKGFYVNDAEFVNAGELLVELDPTDWQIAFEESLAQLALAARQVGSYVEEVGQLQASLALEDAHLQKARRDFDNRVGLVDSQAVSKEDFEHSQADLRVAESSVNLVYHQLQAAILKLGSTVPDKHPTLEAARQKVKENYINLKRCRILAPESGYIAKRSVEVGEWVRRGVPMLSIIPLNALWVDANFKETQIGGLRVGQDVEITTDIYRSQKIYKGKIAGIVAGTGSIFSLLPPQNATGNWIKIVQRVPVRIFLDPEDIKKFPLVLGLSAYVKVNLYDSSGPFLSQRNAKKTFVTTDIYSIEMAAIEQTIERIVRDNLSFAE; encoded by the coding sequence ATGCCTCCGGAAGATAAAGAAACATCTCCAGTTAGCGATTCAAATGGAAATGGCAAAAAAAGACGACGCATCATTCTACAGCTTTCCTTTCTGCTTTTGGTCTCCATTTTAATTACTTTTACCTACTATTGGTTTTTCGTTCGCATGTATGAAACAACCGATGATGCTTACGTTGGAGGATTTGCTATTAATTTGAGCCCACAAGTTGATGGGACGGTAAAAGGCTTTTATGTTAACGATGCAGAATTTGTCAATGCGGGAGAATTGTTAGTAGAATTGGATCCCACAGATTGGCAAATCGCTTTTGAAGAAAGTCTTGCACAGCTAGCTCTCGCGGCAAGGCAAGTTGGTTCTTATGTAGAAGAAGTCGGACAATTGCAAGCGAGCTTAGCATTAGAAGATGCCCATTTGCAAAAAGCTCGTCGAGATTTCGATAATCGCGTTGGATTAGTCGATTCACAAGCCGTCTCTAAAGAAGATTTTGAACATTCACAAGCTGATTTACGCGTTGCAGAAAGCTCGGTGAACTTAGTCTATCATCAATTACAAGCTGCAATTTTAAAACTCGGCTCAACAGTGCCAGACAAACACCCTACCCTTGAAGCTGCACGGCAAAAGGTTAAAGAAAATTACATTAACTTGAAAAGATGCCGCATTTTAGCGCCAGAATCCGGATATATTGCGAAAAGAAGTGTGGAAGTTGGTGAATGGGTGCGCCGCGGCGTGCCCATGCTTAGCATTATCCCACTTAATGCTCTATGGGTGGATGCTAATTTTAAAGAAACTCAAATTGGTGGGTTACGGGTTGGCCAGGATGTAGAAATTACCACAGACATCTACCGTAGTCAAAAAATTTACAAAGGAAAAATTGCAGGGATTGTAGCTGGAACAGGGAGTATTTTTTCTCTTTTGCCTCCACAAAATGCCACAGGTAATTGGATTAAGATCGTGCAAAGAGTGCCCGTTCGTATTTTCTTAGACCCAGAGGATATAAAAAAATTCCCCTTGGTTCTCGGTCTCTCAGCTTATGTTAAAGTAAACCTTTACGATAGCTCAGGGCCTTTTCTCTCTCAAAGAAACGCGAAAAAGACCTTTGTCACAACTGATATTTACTCTATTGAAATGGCTGCCATTGAGCAAACAATCGAAAGAATTGTTAGGGACAATTTAAGCTTTGCCGAATAA
- a CDS encoding Chromosomal replication initiator protein DnaA 1 (Product derived from UniProtKB/Swiss-Prot:Q6MC93;Gene name derived from UniProtKB/Swiss-Prot:Q6MC93), which produces MKAWEEFLKRLENDFGVETIRKWLRSLKILRYDACNLYLEAKDTFQALWFEEHIRPKVIASFFNNNNKRIKVHLKIGTAPSDRKKDRAVKPKNNAVKEELSITFNDPDPLSTFDNFIVTENNLLPYKLFKESPASFNPVYLYGKPGSGKTHLLMALANSLRSQGLKVQYVRAETFTEHVVSAIRAGAMALFRQAYRTLDAFIIDDVHLFAKKNATQEEFFHTFNTLHMAGKQIYLSANCAPSELSSIEPRLVSRFEWGIVLPLEVASTVDLPLLLKKKAESLHYPLQPKVAEFLIEVFKSSPKAMIRALEALILRSHINEEKSLTFKQMSVPLAKHYLSDLLLAESQSQITPEKIIKFCAEHYGIRTEDILGKAQKKECAQPRQVAMYLCRNQLKYPFTKIGDLFSRDHSTVMTSVKLIQKLLDERDTVIEPAISAITKKLH; this is translated from the coding sequence ATGAAAGCTTGGGAAGAATTTCTTAAGCGCTTAGAAAATGATTTTGGAGTTGAAACTATTCGTAAATGGCTTCGCTCCTTAAAAATATTGCGCTATGATGCTTGCAACCTTTATTTAGAGGCAAAAGATACATTCCAAGCTTTATGGTTTGAAGAGCATATTCGACCAAAAGTTATCGCTTCCTTTTTTAATAATAATAATAAACGTATCAAAGTTCATCTAAAGATAGGCACAGCACCTTCTGATAGAAAAAAAGATCGTGCTGTTAAGCCTAAAAATAATGCTGTTAAAGAAGAACTTTCTATTACCTTTAATGACCCTGATCCCCTCTCAACATTTGATAACTTCATTGTCACAGAAAACAATTTACTCCCCTACAAGCTATTTAAAGAGTCTCCGGCATCATTTAATCCAGTCTATCTTTACGGAAAACCTGGAAGTGGAAAAACACATTTGCTCATGGCTTTAGCCAATTCCCTGCGATCCCAAGGATTAAAAGTCCAGTATGTTCGAGCTGAAACCTTTACTGAGCATGTCGTTTCTGCAATACGAGCAGGAGCCATGGCTCTTTTTAGACAAGCATACCGTACATTGGATGCTTTTATCATTGACGATGTTCATCTATTTGCCAAAAAGAATGCTACCCAAGAAGAGTTTTTTCACACTTTCAACACTCTCCACATGGCTGGAAAACAAATCTATCTTTCGGCAAATTGTGCTCCCTCAGAGCTTTCTTCCATTGAACCGCGTTTAGTCAGCAGATTTGAATGGGGTATCGTTTTGCCGCTTGAGGTTGCCAGTACTGTTGATTTGCCTTTACTCTTAAAAAAGAAAGCAGAGTCTTTGCATTATCCTTTGCAGCCAAAAGTAGCCGAGTTCTTAATTGAGGTTTTTAAAAGTTCTCCTAAAGCGATGATAAGGGCTTTGGAGGCTCTGATTTTGCGGTCCCATATCAACGAAGAGAAGAGTTTAACCTTTAAACAAATGAGCGTTCCGTTAGCTAAACACTACCTATCCGATTTGCTTTTGGCTGAAAGCCAGTCCCAAATTACACCTGAGAAGATCATAAAATTTTGTGCTGAACATTATGGAATCAGGACAGAAGATATTTTAGGAAAGGCTCAAAAAAAAGAATGTGCACAGCCAAGACAAGTTGCAATGTATTTGTGCCGCAACCAACTTAAGTACCCTTTTACAAAAATAGGTGATCTATTTTCAAGAGACCACTCGACAGTCATGACAAGTGTCAAGCTGATTCAAAAGCTTCTTGATGAAAGGGATACGGTAATAGAACCAGCTATTTCTGCCATTACAAAAAAATTACATTAA
- a CDS encoding Membrane protein insertase YidC (Product derived from UniProtKB/Swiss-Prot:Q9PKE3;Gene name derived from UniProtKB/Swiss-Prot:Q9PKE3), which produces MDKRTLLFVITMSCALFLVNFYFQHQHEEELRVWNRQQIAKKETKLKQLNDEIQSQTASLKDLPVIKIFSDEEFSKFIAKGFLSDHNVLAIGELNDFPSEVYIKVSGKAEKYTLIKETFPQSLVVFTSDDKVALRVGELSDFGDYTLQLLSFDPEKVLLASYAEGQFSILQETATKLKEEIEEKSSQNPSLPPIQTLALLKVKNEWLPVGLYNTEEKRLLFLDEIKNLDVKSLSPLGKYIGSSAEKPEERFYVLENKFQQLVFSNYGGALKEINLPFGSENDKLSVVKEIEFDRDMVENHPQNAHFPSYGYFTPGKKAEGPFEAHGAGKLGGYYPLIRRDLIQDSRYKSVRVPPRYYAMNVVSEFPEVAELVYEVKSFEKNRIVFETQGSHRKITKIFTISEEDKGGPYTIDLSVKVEGDSRGLWITSGIPEVEWISGSPAPALKYRITRNGRADVETVDLPKEAITVTSATPDWLCNSNGFFGIILDALTEVGSGYRAQFVPGTVVPSRLVEIDQEYQLYDPAKMPGYMMLLPLKNNGGTMQFRIFAGPFSESVLKEVDKTYSNSETGYNPDYIACQTFHGWFSFISEPFAKFLFFLMKGFYKLTGSWAFSIILLTVALRLMLYPLNSWSMKSTIQMQKVAPEIKAIQEKYKKDPKKAQIEIVNLYREKSINPLSGCLPLLIQMPFLIGMFDLLKSTFELRGASFIPGWIDDLSAPDVLFSWKYPLFFIGNEFHLLPFLLGGVMFLQQRLMAPAINANEMTEQQRQQRAMGNVMTVVFTLMFYNFPSGLNIYWLSSMLLGILQQWWTSVQMKKNEIIVSPAKAEVKGGKR; this is translated from the coding sequence ATGGATAAACGAACCCTGCTCTTTGTTATCACGATGAGCTGCGCACTTTTTTTAGTTAACTTCTACTTTCAACATCAGCATGAAGAAGAATTAAGGGTATGGAATCGCCAACAAATTGCAAAAAAAGAAACGAAGCTTAAACAATTAAATGATGAAATACAATCACAAACAGCTTCTCTTAAAGATCTGCCAGTCATTAAAATTTTTAGTGATGAAGAATTTTCTAAATTCATTGCGAAAGGTTTTCTAAGTGATCATAATGTTTTGGCAATTGGTGAATTGAACGATTTTCCTTCTGAAGTTTATATTAAAGTAAGTGGTAAGGCCGAAAAATATACTCTTATCAAAGAAACCTTCCCTCAGTCATTAGTAGTTTTTACATCTGACGACAAAGTAGCATTAAGGGTCGGTGAACTCAGCGATTTTGGCGATTATACTCTTCAGCTATTATCTTTTGATCCTGAAAAAGTCCTACTCGCTAGTTACGCTGAGGGGCAATTTTCCATTTTACAAGAAACAGCGACAAAGTTGAAGGAAGAAATAGAAGAGAAGAGCTCACAAAATCCTTCGCTGCCTCCAATACAAACCCTAGCGTTACTAAAAGTTAAAAATGAATGGCTCCCTGTTGGATTATACAATACCGAGGAAAAGCGCCTTTTATTCCTTGATGAGATTAAAAACCTTGATGTGAAAAGTCTCTCGCCTCTTGGTAAATACATTGGCTCCTCTGCTGAAAAACCAGAAGAAAGATTTTATGTTTTAGAGAATAAATTCCAACAGCTCGTATTTTCCAATTATGGTGGAGCATTAAAGGAAATTAATCTTCCATTTGGGAGCGAGAATGACAAACTGAGCGTTGTAAAAGAAATTGAATTCGACCGAGACATGGTCGAAAATCATCCTCAAAATGCGCATTTTCCCTCTTATGGCTACTTTACACCAGGCAAAAAAGCGGAGGGGCCTTTCGAAGCTCATGGCGCTGGGAAACTAGGCGGCTACTACCCCCTTATTCGCAGAGATCTTATTCAAGATTCTAGATATAAGTCTGTGCGCGTTCCTCCCAGATACTATGCGATGAACGTAGTTTCAGAATTCCCAGAGGTTGCAGAGCTAGTCTATGAGGTTAAAAGTTTTGAAAAAAATCGCATTGTTTTTGAAACCCAAGGCAGCCACCGCAAAATTACTAAGATTTTTACTATTTCTGAAGAAGATAAAGGAGGCCCTTACACCATCGATCTGAGTGTGAAGGTAGAAGGAGATAGTAGAGGCCTGTGGATTACTTCTGGAATACCTGAAGTCGAATGGATCTCAGGAAGCCCAGCTCCTGCACTAAAGTACCGCATCACTCGCAATGGCCGAGCAGATGTTGAAACCGTTGACCTGCCTAAAGAAGCTATTACAGTAACTTCTGCTACCCCTGACTGGCTTTGCAATTCTAATGGGTTTTTTGGAATTATTTTGGATGCTCTTACTGAAGTTGGGAGTGGCTATCGTGCTCAATTCGTTCCTGGAACGGTTGTTCCTTCTAGGCTAGTAGAAATTGATCAAGAGTATCAACTTTACGATCCAGCCAAAATGCCAGGGTATATGATGCTCCTTCCGTTAAAGAATAATGGCGGAACAATGCAATTTCGGATCTTCGCAGGTCCTTTCTCAGAATCTGTACTTAAAGAAGTGGACAAAACTTACTCTAATTCAGAGACAGGCTACAACCCAGATTATATTGCTTGCCAAACTTTCCACGGCTGGTTCTCTTTCATTTCGGAACCGTTTGCTAAGTTCTTATTTTTCTTGATGAAGGGCTTCTATAAGCTAACTGGATCGTGGGCTTTTTCCATTATCTTGCTAACCGTAGCCCTTAGACTCATGCTTTATCCCCTTAATTCTTGGTCGATGAAATCGACAATTCAAATGCAAAAGGTTGCTCCTGAAATTAAAGCGATTCAAGAAAAATACAAAAAAGACCCTAAAAAAGCACAAATCGAAATTGTAAACCTTTACAGAGAGAAAAGTATTAATCCTCTTTCAGGATGCCTTCCGCTCCTAATTCAAATGCCTTTTCTAATAGGGATGTTCGACTTGCTTAAGTCGACATTTGAGCTTCGAGGGGCGAGCTTTATTCCTGGATGGATAGATGACTTATCGGCTCCCGATGTGTTGTTTAGCTGGAAATACCCTCTATTTTTTATTGGAAATGAATTTCACCTGCTTCCGTTTCTCCTTGGTGGAGTCATGTTCTTACAGCAACGCTTAATGGCGCCAGCAATAAATGCAAATGAAATGACCGAGCAGCAGAGGCAGCAAAGGGCAATGGGAAATGTGATGACTGTTGTCTTCACACTAATGTTCTATAATTTTCCATCAGGATTGAATATATACTGGCTTTCTTCAATGCTTCTGGGCATTTTGCAGCAATGGTGGACTTCTGTTCAAATGAAGAAAAATGAAATCATTGTTAGCCCAGCTAAAGCAGAGGTAAAGGGAGGAAAGCGGTAG
- a CDS encoding Uncharacterized protein (Product derived from UniProtKB/Trembl:D1R6Y0), giving the protein MKFFLICLPSVCIFTGALALEEAKFESISAQQDTQSLSDKDLGTSQKNLALDLYKDQETIEAIKVFLKALENAQLLEPVTMGHDEKVFYDGALGIYLNPRNSPYESATIIKKRYGINFFSHPAYYHLGYLVAIAYANLSQFDRFFNLFYASYRRLPEHYLAYKAKAILHNKLYDFAKKLEEKEKERQLIVENLQMAKKLYPKDFSLYKMEILFSENQAKNDVVERNVKELLLNHYIIPRNELPFYIDELLAHGHFDLAKELIKNAKEWYPFGRGLDSAEEFINHKQSLKE; this is encoded by the coding sequence ATGAAATTTTTTTTAATATGTCTTCCGTCGGTTTGCATTTTCACAGGTGCTCTTGCGCTTGAAGAGGCGAAATTTGAAAGCATTAGCGCTCAGCAAGACACGCAAAGCCTCTCTGATAAAGATCTAGGTACTTCCCAAAAAAACCTTGCTTTAGATTTGTACAAAGACCAGGAGACGATAGAAGCAATTAAAGTGTTTTTGAAAGCATTAGAAAATGCCCAGTTGCTTGAACCTGTTACAATGGGACATGATGAGAAGGTTTTTTATGATGGCGCTCTAGGGATCTATCTCAACCCAAGAAACTCTCCATATGAATCAGCGACAATTATCAAAAAAAGGTATGGGATTAATTTTTTTTCTCATCCCGCTTACTATCATCTTGGTTATTTAGTTGCTATTGCCTATGCTAATTTAAGTCAATTTGACCGTTTTTTTAATTTGTTCTATGCTTCTTACCGACGGTTGCCAGAACATTATTTGGCTTATAAGGCAAAAGCGATCCTTCATAATAAGCTTTATGATTTCGCTAAAAAACTAGAAGAAAAAGAGAAAGAAAGGCAGCTAATTGTCGAAAATTTGCAAATGGCAAAAAAACTTTATCCTAAGGATTTTAGTTTATATAAAATGGAAATTCTCTTTAGCGAAAACCAGGCAAAAAATGATGTTGTAGAGAGAAATGTTAAAGAGCTCTTGCTCAATCATTACATCATTCCTAGAAATGAGCTTCCTTTCTACATTGATGAACTTCTTGCTCATGGACATTTTGATCTTGCAAAGGAGCTCATCAAAAATGCCAAAGAATGGTATCCTTTTGGTCGAGGCCTTGATTCAGCTGAAGAATTTATTAATCACAAGCAATCTTTGAAGGAGTAG
- a CDS encoding Serine/threonine-protein kinase pkn1 (Product derived from UniProtKB/Swiss-Prot:Q7AJA5;Gene name derived from UniProtKB/Swiss-Prot:Q7AJA5;EC number derived from UniProtKB/Swiss-Prot:Q7AJA5), protein METRFLGDYQVIKQIGQGSLGSVFLAEHRFMKRQYVIKLLPEEITSDRNFIQRFEEEVAVLSTLDHANIVKIHNISFSQGHYFLVTDCVVDDFAETTNLAQFLAAEGRKIDEDLIFKILFQVADALDYAHRKKVAQKAILHRGLKLNNILIGAGKENPQLYLSDFGLTKIVGAGAVLTRTLKTVGESVGLSGIIFQKTGLDRYPNPPQDIQKLTPLQISFIQNYAFMAPEQKRFDLASTIDITTDTYAFGVLAYYLLTGEFPEGIFALPSELVHNLKWDWDGLIKSCLNANPKKRAEFLMPLLSSIKSEKANIPVVEAILKESIHEERLRPIIHVPKIERPVPDLDPAAALIVDTTVKQYVPELQEDKNIQPMMTEMSVIMGGAFFRGSTVGNRDEMPRHQITLSSFAIDIHPVSNEQFVRFLEAMGGEKDNNHHDIIRMRDSRIKRTGGKLSIESGYAKHPVVGVTWYGAIAYAKWVGKRLPTEAEWEIASRGGNENALFPTGNEIEKSQGNFFSSDTTAVMSYAPNDYGLYDMAGNVYEWCQDWYGYNYYEISLQEPENPKGPHQGVYRVLKGGCWKSLKEDLRCSKRHRNNPGTVNGTYGFRCAADVA, encoded by the coding sequence ATGGAAACGCGTTTTCTTGGAGATTACCAGGTAATCAAGCAAATTGGCCAAGGATCGCTTGGATCTGTTTTTTTAGCTGAGCATCGCTTTATGAAAAGACAGTATGTGATTAAGCTTTTGCCTGAAGAGATCACATCCGATCGAAACTTTATTCAACGTTTCGAAGAAGAGGTAGCTGTTTTATCAACACTTGATCATGCCAATATCGTTAAAATTCACAATATTTCCTTTTCCCAAGGACATTATTTCCTTGTCACTGATTGCGTTGTCGATGATTTTGCTGAAACGACAAACTTAGCTCAGTTTCTTGCTGCAGAGGGGCGTAAAATTGATGAAGATCTTATTTTCAAAATTCTTTTTCAGGTAGCGGATGCTCTAGACTATGCTCACAGAAAGAAAGTAGCTCAAAAAGCCATTTTGCACCGCGGTCTCAAACTCAACAACATTTTAATTGGTGCAGGCAAAGAAAACCCGCAACTCTATCTTAGCGATTTTGGGCTAACAAAAATTGTAGGGGCAGGGGCCGTTTTAACAAGGACCCTTAAGACAGTAGGAGAGTCGGTTGGGCTTTCGGGTATCATTTTCCAAAAGACAGGCCTAGATCGTTATCCCAATCCCCCGCAAGACATCCAAAAGCTCACACCGTTGCAAATTTCTTTCATCCAAAATTATGCATTCATGGCACCTGAACAAAAACGTTTCGATTTAGCCTCTACGATCGATATAACAACCGATACATATGCATTTGGTGTTTTAGCCTATTACTTATTAACCGGAGAATTCCCAGAGGGCATTTTTGCTCTTCCGTCGGAGCTTGTTCATAATTTGAAATGGGATTGGGACGGCCTTATCAAAAGTTGCTTAAACGCAAATCCGAAAAAAAGAGCGGAATTTTTAATGCCTCTGCTGAGTTCTATTAAAAGTGAAAAAGCAAATATCCCCGTAGTTGAAGCTATCTTAAAAGAGAGCATTCATGAAGAAAGATTGCGTCCAATTATTCATGTTCCGAAAATCGAGCGTCCTGTTCCCGATCTAGATCCTGCAGCCGCTCTGATAGTAGATACAACAGTCAAACAGTATGTTCCAGAGCTACAAGAAGACAAAAATATTCAACCTATGATGACGGAGATGTCGGTGATTATGGGGGGAGCCTTTTTTAGGGGAAGTACTGTTGGAAATCGCGACGAGATGCCAAGGCACCAAATTACTTTGTCTAGCTTTGCAATTGACATACATCCAGTTTCGAATGAGCAATTTGTTCGCTTCCTTGAGGCTATGGGGGGTGAAAAAGATAATAACCATCATGATATCATCAGAATGAGAGATTCGCGAATTAAGCGCACTGGTGGAAAGCTAAGTATTGAATCGGGTTATGCTAAGCATCCCGTTGTAGGCGTCACTTGGTATGGAGCAATTGCTTATGCTAAATGGGTGGGAAAGCGTTTGCCAACAGAGGCTGAATGGGAGATTGCTTCAAGGGGTGGGAATGAAAATGCTCTCTTCCCTACAGGCAATGAAATTGAAAAGTCGCAAGGGAATTTTTTTAGTTCAGATACAACTGCTGTCATGAGCTATGCCCCTAATGATTATGGTCTATATGACATGGCTGGCAATGTTTATGAGTGGTGTCAAGATTGGTATGGTTACAACTATTACGAGATTTCTTTACAAGAGCCAGAAAATCCTAAAGGCCCCCATCAAGGAGTCTATCGTGTGTTAAAAGGAGGATGTTGGAAAAGTCTAAAAGAAGATCTAAGATGCTCCAAGCGTCACCGCAATAATCCAGGGACTGTCAATGGCACCTATGGTTTTAGATGTGCTGCTGATGTGGCTTAA